From the Candidatus Amarolinea dominans genome, one window contains:
- a CDS encoding NYN domain-containing protein — MSLLIDGHNLIGALPSIELGARDDEQQLIVRLRAYHGFSGKALIIFFDSGDAPGRADHLSTAGVQVRFARRPQTADDLIVAFLRQSAQPGQHAVVTNDRELAGRSRQLGASVISARDFARKLSPANRAAPEAAMADQTPSPRDPAFADLYSAFLAAEKDSARLSSQSAHGFAWWQEHLYGEDVTLAENAVHWLRRFAEPARALPLLLDALTHQQARVRAAAALALGQMAAPAAVERLAACLHHDGSSLVREAAAQALGQMPTPAALIALQAALHDPKHKVRKTAAAMLEKHKSNVRLKKITQ; from the coding sequence ATGTCCCTGCTGATTGACGGTCACAATTTGATTGGCGCGCTGCCCTCTATCGAGTTGGGGGCGCGCGACGATGAGCAACAGCTCATCGTGCGTCTGCGCGCTTATCATGGATTCAGCGGCAAGGCGCTGATCATCTTTTTCGATTCAGGCGATGCACCCGGCCGCGCCGACCATCTTTCCACCGCCGGCGTGCAGGTGCGTTTCGCACGGCGCCCGCAAACGGCCGACGACCTGATCGTGGCCTTCCTGCGCCAGAGCGCCCAACCCGGCCAACATGCCGTGGTGACGAACGACCGCGAACTGGCCGGGCGCTCACGGCAGTTAGGCGCCAGTGTCATCAGCGCACGCGATTTTGCCCGCAAGCTGTCGCCGGCAAATCGGGCTGCCCCGGAAGCTGCGATGGCAGACCAGACCCCAAGCCCGCGCGATCCTGCTTTTGCCGATCTCTACAGCGCCTTCCTGGCAGCCGAGAAGGACAGCGCTCGGCTCAGCAGTCAGTCGGCGCACGGTTTTGCCTGGTGGCAGGAGCACCTGTACGGCGAGGATGTGACGCTGGCGGAGAACGCGGTCCACTGGCTGCGCCGCTTCGCCGAACCAGCGCGTGCGCTGCCCCTTCTATTGGATGCCTTGACGCACCAGCAGGCGCGGGTGCGCGCCGCGGCTGCCCTGGCGCTGGGGCAGATGGCCGCGCCGGCCGCAGTTGAACGCCTGGCCGCCTGCCTGCACCATGATGGGTCATCCCTGGTGCGTGAAGCCGCGGCACAGGCCCTGGGGCAGATGCCCACGCCCGCCGCGCTGATAGCCTTGCAAGCGGCCTTGCACGATCCAAAGCACAAGGTGCGCAAAACGGCCGCGGCCATGCTGGAAAAGCATAAATCGAACGTCAGATTGAAAAAAATCACTCAGTGA
- the pepF gene encoding oligoendopeptidase F, with the protein MTEPSLPPRAEIPLSYQWNAASLFSSWAAWETALRQVQADLDSVRAFQGRLSAGPATLLAGLAAVEGVMRRVGHLYTYASMAHFVDMTDQTAGAAFSQVIGLVGQARAAVSFADPELLSLGAETLAAWQQTEPALAVYAHYFDNLFRKQAHVRSAEVEELLGMLAEPFAGAESVAEHLRNTEMKLAPASASDDRQVQVTFSNLGELLTDPDRQLRRTAWESQTNSLLAVKNTLATALETSVKQNVFDMRARRHSSTLAASLFNVNVPVEVFHNLIATFRRHLPTWHRYWAVRRRALGVETLHPFDIWAPLTGEKTQINYDQAVDIIAAALQPLGDDYVQILRRGAHEDRWVDVLPNAGKVGGAFSTGAPGAHPFILMSYHGDLFSLSTLAHEMGHSMQSYLTWQQQPFVYADYSLFVAEVASNFHQAMMRGYLLTQPNTAAFQIAVIEEGMSNFFRYFFIMPILAQFELEVHQRVERGQGVTADDMIALLADLYAEGFGDQVALDRERVGINWAAFGHLFADYYVYQYATGISAAHALASRILRGEAGAAAAYREFLKAGSSLYPLEALKLAGVDMTTPQAVEDTFAVLADMVTRLDELTEGQKPGSVPVTAQPDKKDHDS; encoded by the coding sequence GTGACCGAACCATCTCTTCCCCCGCGTGCCGAGATTCCGCTGTCTTACCAGTGGAACGCCGCCAGCCTCTTTTCTTCCTGGGCCGCCTGGGAGACCGCGCTGCGCCAGGTGCAGGCTGACCTGGACAGCGTGCGCGCCTTTCAAGGCCGCCTATCCGCCGGGCCAGCTACGTTGCTGGCCGGGCTTGCCGCCGTCGAAGGGGTCATGCGCCGGGTAGGGCATCTGTACACCTACGCCAGCATGGCCCATTTCGTGGACATGACCGATCAAACCGCCGGCGCCGCCTTCAGCCAGGTCATTGGCCTGGTGGGGCAAGCGCGCGCGGCCGTCTCTTTTGCTGATCCTGAGCTGCTCAGCCTGGGTGCGGAAACCCTGGCCGCCTGGCAACAAACGGAGCCGGCGCTGGCCGTCTACGCCCATTACTTCGACAATCTGTTCCGCAAGCAGGCGCATGTGCGCTCGGCCGAGGTCGAGGAGCTTCTGGGCATGCTGGCCGAGCCGTTCGCCGGCGCCGAGTCTGTCGCGGAGCATCTGCGCAACACCGAGATGAAGTTAGCCCCGGCCAGCGCATCCGACGACCGCCAGGTGCAGGTGACCTTCAGCAACCTGGGCGAGCTGTTGACCGATCCGGACCGCCAGTTACGCCGCACGGCCTGGGAAAGCCAGACCAACAGCCTGTTGGCGGTCAAAAACACGCTGGCGACCGCGCTGGAAACATCGGTCAAGCAGAACGTCTTCGACATGCGCGCACGGCGCCATAGCTCCACGTTGGCCGCCTCGTTGTTCAATGTCAATGTTCCGGTTGAGGTCTTCCACAACCTGATTGCCACCTTCCGCCGGCATCTTCCCACCTGGCACCGCTACTGGGCGGTGCGCCGGCGGGCGCTGGGCGTCGAAACCCTGCATCCGTTTGACATCTGGGCGCCGCTGACCGGCGAGAAGACGCAGATCAACTACGACCAGGCGGTGGACATCATCGCGGCCGCTCTGCAGCCGTTGGGCGACGATTACGTGCAAATCCTGCGCCGGGGCGCACACGAGGACCGCTGGGTAGATGTGCTGCCGAACGCGGGCAAGGTAGGCGGCGCCTTCTCCACCGGCGCGCCAGGCGCCCATCCCTTCATCCTGATGAGCTACCACGGCGACCTGTTCAGCCTGAGCACCCTGGCGCACGAGATGGGCCACTCGATGCAGTCGTACCTGACCTGGCAGCAGCAGCCGTTTGTCTATGCCGACTATTCCTTGTTCGTGGCCGAAGTCGCCTCCAATTTTCATCAGGCCATGATGCGCGGCTATCTGTTGACCCAACCCAACACAGCGGCCTTTCAGATCGCTGTCATCGAGGAGGGCATGTCCAATTTCTTCCGCTACTTCTTCATCATGCCCATCCTGGCGCAGTTCGAACTGGAAGTGCATCAGCGGGTGGAGCGCGGCCAGGGGGTGACGGCTGACGACATGATCGCCCTGCTGGCCGATCTGTACGCCGAAGGCTTTGGCGACCAGGTTGCGCTCGATCGCGAACGGGTGGGAATCAACTGGGCCGCGTTCGGGCATCTGTTTGCCGATTACTACGTGTACCAATATGCCACCGGCATCTCGGCTGCCCATGCCCTGGCCAGCCGTATCCTGCGCGGCGAAGCGGGCGCGGCCGCAGCCTACCGCGAGTTTCTCAAGGCCGGTAGTTCGCTCTACCCGCTCGAGGCGCTCAAGCTGGCCGGCGTAGATATGACCACGCCGCAAGCCGTGGAGGACACCTTTGCCGTGCTGGCCGACATGGTCACACGCCTGGATGAGTTGACTGAGGGCCAAAAGCCCGGTTCAGTCCCGGTCACCGCACAACCTGACAAGAAGGACCACGACTCATGA
- a CDS encoding dipeptidase, producing MSTARDAALAFARAQQPRFLDQYQEFLTIPSVSTDPAYAADVQRAAAWVADRLRAAGVTRVEIFPTSLHPVVFGAWLGAGPAAPTVLIYGHYDVQPTDPLALWESDPFTPTLVGDFIHARGASDMKGQVTAVLNGVEAALHAGGLPVNLKFLIEGEEEIGSPSLPDFIAGQRELLASSFSLNADAGGLVNGIPAIGYALRGLTYYDLYVYGPARDLHSGGFGGVIHNPAQALCELITGMHDASGRVTLPGFYDKVRSLSAEERAELARLPFTDDHFRQQAGVTHLWGEVGFSAVERIGARPTLEVNGLLSGFTGEGSKTVLPASALAKISMRLVPDQDPREVKEQLLRYLESHAPPTVRCEVRELNVAYPVLTDRAMPEVRALQDALQTVWGVAPVFTRGGGTVPVVADLKHLLGIDSVLTGFSQPGDRIHSPNERQYLPNWSRGAEAIIHFLYNLGA from the coding sequence ATGAGCACTGCACGCGACGCAGCGTTGGCATTTGCCCGTGCGCAACAGCCTCGTTTTCTCGATCAATATCAGGAATTCCTCACCATCCCCTCCGTGTCCACCGACCCGGCGTACGCGGCAGATGTGCAGCGCGCCGCTGCCTGGGTGGCAGACCGCCTGCGGGCTGCGGGGGTGACGCGGGTCGAAATCTTCCCCACGTCGTTGCATCCCGTGGTCTTCGGCGCATGGCTGGGCGCCGGGCCGGCCGCGCCCACGGTGTTGATCTACGGCCATTACGATGTCCAGCCCACCGACCCGTTGGCCCTGTGGGAGAGCGACCCCTTCACACCCACCCTCGTGGGCGATTTCATCCACGCCCGCGGCGCATCGGACATGAAGGGCCAGGTGACGGCCGTCCTGAACGGCGTCGAGGCGGCGCTGCACGCGGGCGGCCTGCCGGTCAACCTCAAGTTCCTCATCGAGGGCGAAGAAGAGATCGGTTCGCCCAGCCTGCCCGACTTCATCGCCGGCCAGCGCGAACTGCTGGCCAGCAGCTTCTCCCTGAATGCTGATGCCGGCGGCCTGGTCAATGGCATCCCCGCCATCGGTTACGCTCTGCGCGGTTTGACCTACTACGATCTCTACGTCTACGGCCCGGCGCGCGACCTGCACTCCGGCGGTTTTGGCGGCGTTATTCACAACCCCGCCCAGGCGCTGTGTGAGTTGATTACCGGCATGCACGATGCCAGCGGCCGCGTCACCCTGCCCGGCTTCTACGACAAGGTGCGTTCATTGAGCGCGGAAGAGCGGGCCGAACTGGCGCGTTTGCCCTTTACGGACGATCATTTTCGCCAGCAGGCCGGCGTGACACATCTGTGGGGCGAAGTCGGTTTCTCCGCGGTCGAACGGATTGGCGCGCGGCCCACGCTGGAGGTCAACGGCCTGCTGTCTGGCTTCACCGGTGAAGGCTCCAAGACGGTGCTGCCGGCCTCGGCGCTGGCGAAAATTTCCATGCGCCTGGTGCCGGATCAGGACCCGCGCGAGGTGAAAGAACAGCTCTTGCGCTACCTGGAAAGCCATGCGCCGCCGACCGTTCGCTGTGAGGTCAGGGAGCTGAACGTGGCTTACCCGGTGTTGACCGATCGCGCCATGCCTGAAGTGCGCGCGTTGCAGGATGCGCTGCAAACGGTCTGGGGCGTGGCGCCGGTCTTCACGCGCGGCGGTGGCACGGTGCCGGTCGTGGCCGATCTCAAGCATCTGCTGGGCATTGATTCCGTGCTGACCGGCTTCAGCCAGCCGGGCGACCGCATCCACTCGCCCAACGAGCGGCAGTATCTGCCGAACTGGTCGCGCGGCGCCGAGGCCATCATTCACTTCTTGTACAACTTAGGGGCCTGA
- a CDS encoding Uma2 family endonuclease yields MNTRARIPEYWLVDPQMETITVLTLTDAAYIPHGIFRRGETAHARLLTGFTVAVDVVLDAALA; encoded by the coding sequence ATGAATACGCGGGCCAGGATTCCGGAGTATTGGCTGGTTGACCCGCAAATGGAAACGATCACCGTCCTGACCCTGACCGACGCCGCCTATATTCCACACGGCATCTTCAGGCGCGGCGAAACGGCTCATGCGCGGCTGTTGACCGGGTTCACCGTTGCTGTGGATGTTGTCCTCGATGCGGCCCTGGCGTAA
- a CDS encoding Uma2 family endonuclease, with protein MTIKTRAAVSGPLPETVWDSAPPFSRPRPWTELEYLALETNHLVEFSDGHLEVLRMPTRRHQQIVLCLYRLLFEFVTSRHLGTLLIAPFRVRLWPGKFREPDLIFMAAAHRA; from the coding sequence ATGACGATCAAGACGCGGGCAGCCGTGTCAGGCCCGTTGCCAGAAACGGTGTGGGACAGCGCACCGCCGTTCAGCAGGCCGCGGCCGTGGACCGAGCTGGAATACCTGGCGCTGGAAACGAATCACCTGGTCGAATTCTCAGACGGTCACTTGGAGGTGCTCAGGATGCCGACGCGTAGACACCAGCAGATTGTTCTGTGCCTCTATCGGCTGCTGTTCGAGTTTGTCACGAGCCGTCATCTCGGCACCCTCTTGATTGCGCCGTTTCGCGTGCGGCTGTGGCCCGGCAAGTTTCGTGAGCCGGATTTGATCTTCATGGCCGCTGCCCATCGCGCGTGA